A single genomic interval of Rubripirellula reticaptiva harbors:
- a CDS encoding lysyl oxidase family protein, producing MDQHRILRHLSALLDNQWIDVTDVSDGKYCSHIATDPENDIQETAPSLSRLRATAKLVGTSGGERGSRHCRVPSSLALPEIARMPNRCLRCDGPGHS from the coding sequence ATGGATCAGCACCGGATACTCCGGCATCTTTCAGCTTTGTTAGATAATCAATGGATCGATGTCACGGACGTTTCGGATGGCAAGTATTGCTCGCACATCGCGACGGACCCGGAAAACGATATCCAAGAAACGGCGCCCTCGTTATCCAGGTTGCGAGCCACCGCAAAGCTCGTCGGCACGAGTGGAGGTGAGCGTGGTAGTCGGCATTGCCGCGTCCCTAGCTCGCTAGCACTGCCAGAAATTGCACGAATGCCGAATCGTTGTCTTCGTTGCGATGGTCCAGGCCACTCTTGA